In one Acomys russatus chromosome X, mAcoRus1.1, whole genome shotgun sequence genomic region, the following are encoded:
- the LOC127185356 gene encoding melanoma antigen preferentially expressed in tumors-like has translation MDFNEPPTLFDTAIQCLLHHEPLAIQALQEIPGELFVPLFTAAFKGRHEKILSAMVKSWPFFCLHVGPLSMQEAQHKLWKVMVESLQLFPAENPAFRSPKLRILDLTQHPGCKTKCPVITTTCTPCLRCCAYSERSLMKVESQCSSSSSEPEGQSPKTTMELLVSLSLDSAFRENEFFALLLSKVEQSLGSLHLCCRDLRIKNLSECRWALSHLDLKCVSHLAVVKASLTNVVSLLKHAVNLDSLSLSKITCRSFKGRTFRNFLCQLRGMDHLKELSLSSFCLTDHLEHVLRVLSADLDFLQLPFCELSYSDFKFLSQCPQVNHLKLLDISNNSMYWDDCVPFYCLLENLCGTLQHLAINHCLLTDATLSILAPALSRCSQLRLFSFSSNPITMPMLRRILEYLTSMTQLKYVIYPIPVHCYGRWQDRGSFDPQKLGAVNAQLKIMLQEAKRDDMTWMTYTG, from the exons ATGGACTTCAATGAACCGCCCACACTGTTTGATACTGCTATACAGTGTCTTTTGCACCATGAGCCTTTAGCAATTCAAGCTCTCCAGGAGATCCCAGGGGAGCTTTTTGTTCCATTGTTCACTGCTGCCTTCAAGGGTAGACATGAGAAGATACTTTCAGCAATGGTGAAGAGTTGGCCGTTTTTCTGCCTCCATGTTGGGCCATtaagcatgcaggaagcccagcACAAACTATGGAAGGTCATGGTTGAGAGTCTTCAGCTTTTTCCTGCTGAGAACCCAGCTTTTAG GAGCCCTAAACTGAGGATCCTAGATTTAACTCAGCATCCTGGCTGCAAGACCAAATGCCCTGTGATCACTACTACATGCACACCCTGTTTGCGTTGTTGTGCTTACTCTGAGCGCTCTCTCATGAAAGTCGAAAGCCAATGTAGTAGTTCAAGCTCAGAACCTGAGGGTCAGTCCCCCAAGACAACTATGGAATTACTAGTGAGCCTTTCCCTTGATAGTGCCTTTAGGGAAAATGaattttttgctttgcttctgagtAAGGTTGAGCAGAGCTTGGGATCTTTGCACCTCTGCTGCCGTGATTTGCGCATTAAGAATTTGAGTGAGTGCAGGTGGGCCTTAAGCCATCTTGATCTGAAATGTGTTTCTCACCTGGCAGTTGTTAAGGCTTCTCTCACTAATGTCGTCTCCCTTCTGAAGCACGCTGTAAACTTAGATAGTCTTAGCCTGTCTAAAATCACCTGTAGATCTTTCAAGGGAAGAACCTTTAGAAATTTCCTTTGCCAACTGAGAGGTATGGACCACCTCAAGGAGCTCAGCCTatcctccttctgcctcaccGATCATCTTGAACATGTCCTGAG agTACTATCAGCTGATTTGGACTTTTTGCAACTGCCATTCTGTGAACTTTCTTACAGCGACTTCAAGTTTCTGTCTCAGTGCCCTCAAGTCAACCATTTAAAGCTGTTGGATATCAGCAACAATTCAATGTACTGGGACGATTGTGTGCCCTTTTATTGTCTCCTGGAGAATCTCTGTGGTACCTTGCAGCATCTGGCAATTAACCATTGCCTTTTAACAGATGCTACACTCTCTATTCTGGCCCCAGCCCTGAGCCGCTGTTCCCAACTCCGTTTGTTCAGCTTTTCTTCTAATCCCATTACTATGCCTATGCTCAGGAGAATTCTTGAGTATTTAACATCCATGACGCAGCTGAAATATGTGATTTATCCTATCCCGGTGCATTGCTATGGGAGATGGCAGGATCGGGGCAGTTTTGATCCACAGAAACTGGGTGCTGTGAATGCACAGTTGAAGATCATGCTGCAGGAGGCAAAAAGGGATGACATGACTTGGATGACTTACACGGGTTAA